The Rhodococcus sp. B50 DNA window GCCGTCGTGCTCCGCTACGTCCTCCACCGGCTGATCGACCGCATGACGAAGCCACGTGTGCGATCCGGGAAGCCGCGACGATCGTTCCTCGCGCCGCTGCAGGAACGAGCCGAGCGTGCCATCGGCGACCCCCAGGCCCGCGAACGCCGGGTCCAGCGCGCCCAGACCATCGGCTCGGTGTTCAAGTCCGGTGTGTCGATCGTCGTGCTCGCCTGGGTGGTGCTGCAGACGCTCGACACCCTCGGCTTCAACGTCGCCCCGTTCATCGCCTCGGCCGGTATCGCCGGTGTCGCGCTCGGTTTCGGCGCGCAGAACCTCGTGCGGGACTTCATCTCGGGAATGTTCATGCTGCTCGAGGACCAGTACGGCGTGGGTGACGTGGTGGACCTCGGCGACGCGGTGGGCACCGTCGAGTCGGTCGGTCTGCGCGTGACGACCGTGCGCGACATCGACGGCACCCTGTGGTTCTGCCGCAACGGCGAGATCCTGCGCGTCGGCAACATGAGCCAGGGACATGCCGTCTCCGTGGTCGACGTCCCGATCGCGCCGAGTGTCAACGTCGACCGCGCCTGCCAGATCGCGCTGCGCGCCGTCCTCGACGGCGTGGAACGCGAGGACATCGCGCCGGACGTGCTCGAGAAGCCCGAACTGCTGGGCGTCAACTCCGTCACCGCGGGTGCGGTGACCCTCCGCCTGACGGTGCGCGTACGCGCCGGCAAGCAGTGGGCCATCCGCCGCAGCCTCACCCGCGCGGTGCTCGAGGCCTTCGAGCAGAACGACATCGAGACCCCGAACGTCGCGCTGGCGGCTGTCCCGGCCTCCTAGCTCCGCACCGCCACGGCCTCCGGCTGCTCGCTCGGCTCATCGCTGCGAGCAGCACGGATGCGATCGATGACGATGACGCACAGCAGCGACACCGCTCCCCAGATCGCGAACGTGACGAGGTGCGGGCCGACGGCGTCACCCCCGAAGTAGAGGATCGACCGCACCGATTCCACGGCGGCCGGCATCGGCAGCACACCGTGCAGGAACCGGAAGACCTCCGGCGTCATGTACACCGACATCGCACCGTTCGAGGCGGGCACGCCGACGAACATGAGGATCCCGACAGCGGGGACGACGGAGAGCAGACCGAGCAGGCGGTGCAGCGCCAAGGTGAACATCGAGGTCGTGAACGTCGCGACGATCCCGACACCCCACAGCGGGAGGAAGTGCCCGTCGACGGCTCCGGTGATCGGGTCGGCGATCACCCACAGTACGGCCGGCATGAACAGCGCCCACCCCGCAGCGATGGGCACGATCTGTCGCAGGACCATCGCGGCGGGCTGCGCACCGCCGGCCACGACGATCACCATGAAACCGGACATGATCCAGCCCATCGCGACGTAGAGCGTCACCGTTCCCATCGTGTCGGAGCCCGGCAGCGGCGCGATGTTCTCGACGGTCAGGGGAAGCTGCATGCCTCCGGCGACCTGCTCGAAGACCCCCTGCACGACCTGCTGCTGGCTCATACCCGCAGCCTCGTTGGTGATCAGGTTCGCGGTGGGCGAGGTGGGCGACGGCAGAACGAAGGCCGCGACGATCTCACGGTCCTGCACGGCGGCGCGCGCGTCGTCGATCGAATCCGAGCTTTGCAGGTCGAACAGGCCCGCCATGTTCTGCTCGAGACCGGCAACCGTCTGTTCCGCCTGCTCGGCGGTCGCGCCGACCACGGTGACGGGCATCTCGCGCGGCGTCGGCTGGTACATCGCGCCGAGCATGATCGAGAGCATCAGCACGACCATGGCGAACGGGAAGAACGCCAGGGTCAGGTACCGGACGCGGTCGTTCGTGGGGCGCGGTCCGGGGGTGAGCGAGGGCATCGTGATCTCGGGGTCGCCCGCGTCGGGGTTACGGCGACGCTGGAAGGCATCGACGCCGAGGGTCGCGGCGAGGGCGAGCAGGGCACCGATCACCAGGACCGCGATGTGCCCGCCGAGTCCGTCACCACCGAAGTAGACGACCGACCTCAGGGCCTCCCCGGCGGCCGCGGTGGGCAGGAAACCGTGGAGCGGGACGTAGATCGACGGCAACGCGTAGACCGACATGCCCAGGTTCGACGCGGGGACGCCGAGCACCATCACGAAGAGCATGCCCACCAGGACCGCCATGGGTCCGAAAATGCGGGTGAGGAACAGCTGAACGGAGCCGACGGCGAAGATCGAGAGCCAGCAGATGCCCAGCACCGTCGCGGTGTTGCCCTCGACCGCACCGAGGATCGGGCCGGCGACGAGCCACACGAGGGTGCCGATCAGGACCGACCAGCCGGCGAGCAGGGGCACGATGCGACGGAATCGAAGCAGCTCGGGGGAGTTGGACAGCATGATGCTCAGCGGCATGTAGCCCGCGAGCATCAGTGCCTGCGCCATGAACATCACGCCCAGGCCGGCCATGTCGTGGCCCGGCAGCGGGGCGAGGTCCTCGGCGGTGAAATCCAGACCCTGCGCGAGCACCTGCGGCACCATCAGCCCGGTGACGACGGACGATTGCGACGCCCCCGCCGCACCTGCGGTGTACACGGTGGCGGTGCCCTGCGGGGACAGTGTGACCGCACCCGCGACCTCCCGTGAGAACACGAGGTCGCGCGCCTGCTCGTCGGTCCCGACGACGCGGACGTCGACCGCCTCCGGGTCGGCGTCCTCGAGCGCGCGGGCGAAGTCGTAGGCCTGTTGCGACGATCCGGCGACGGCGATCGGCATGTCGTGCGGTGCCGGCGCGTGCATCGCGTACAGATAGCCGGTGATCATCATCCCGACCATCAGGAACGGCATGACGAAGATCGCGACGTACCGTCCGATGTGTTCCTTGCGCGCGCGGGCGAGTTCGGCCGCGGTGGGGCCCTCACCTCCCGGTGGATTGTTCTTCTCGGTGGTGGCGGTGTCGGTCACTGACGAACTCCTCGATATCCGGACACGGACTGAACGTTTCCCGACCGGTACCGGCTACTCGGAAATACGCTGACTGACTTAAAACGCTACGCTGAGTGTCTTGAATCGACCAACCTGAGACACTGGTGACCTTCGTCCCACCCATCCTCGAGCCGTACGGCCGAATGAGAAAGCAGCAATCGACAGCGTGAGCACCTACGGCGACCAGGCACGACGAGCACTACTCGATTCCGCGGAAGAACTGTTCGCCACCCACGGGGTCGACGGGGTCTCGAACCGGCGCATCGCCGAACACGCGGGCAACGCCAACCACTCGGCGGTCAACTACCACTTCGGGAGCCGGGAGGAACTCGTCCGCGCGATGCTCACCCGCTACGCCGAGGACACCCGCCGCCGCCGAGGCGAACTCGTCGGACTGCTGGGACCCGAACCGGGACTCCGCGACTACCTGAGCTGCCTCGTCGTGCCGTTCACCGATCAGCTCGCCGCGATGCCCGTCCCCAGCCGGCGCGCCCGCTTCCTCCGCCAGCTGCGGACGGTCCCGTCGATGGTCGACATCGCGAGCCGGAACGCTGTCGAGGATCCCCACCTCGAGGCTCTTGTAGAACGGGCAAGGGCGTGCGTCGCCGACATCCCCGATGGTGTGCTCACCGGACGATCGTGGCTGCTGGGGAAACTCGTCGTCGACGCGTGCGCAGACTACGAGGCACGCCTCGAACGGGAGCGTGTGGAACCCGACTGGACCGGTTTCGCCCGGTTCCTCGTCGATGCGATCGCCGGAATGCTCGAGGCGCCGGTGACGAGCGCGGGCGACTTCCTCGGCTCGCGCACCGTCTCCGCCTGGCCCTGACCACCCCCCATCAGACCGTGGCCAGAGCCTCGCGCAGTTCGGTCACCGTCGTCACCGGGCGATCGCACACGAATCCCCGGCACACATAGGCCGCGGACGCCCCGTCGACGAGGGGGCGACCGGCGAGCAGCGGCGACGAGTCGGGTTCGCCGCCCACCACGATCGCTCCCCCGGGCGCGAGGCGGCGGGCCACGTCGAGGAGTTCACCGCCACCCGCGACGGCGACCTGCAGTGGACCGCGCACGGACGCCTCGGCGACCGTCAGCCAGTGCCCTCCCGCGCGCGGCGCCTTCTCGAACAGGATCGCCGCCGTCGACAGCGACAGCGCGGCGGAATCGGCATAGCGGGGGTCGTCGTGCACGAGCGCGGACAGACCGAGCAACGCCTCGGCGATCAGTGACGCTCCCGACGGCGTCGCCCCGTCGACCGGATCGCGCGGCCGGGCGACCAGCGATTCGGCATCGTGGGCAGTGTCGAACCAGCTACCGGGGCGTTCCGGATCCGCGAACTGCGCGAGGGCGACGTCGGCGAGTTCCCTCGCGCGCTCGATCCAGCGCCGATCGCCCGTCCCCTGGTGGACGGCGAGCAGCGCCGTGACGAGAGCCCCGTAGTCCTCGAGCACCCCTGCGGGTGATCCGACGGCACCCCCGAGCGACGCGCGGCGCAGCCGGCCGTCGACCAGGTGCCGGTCGAGCAGGAACTGCGCGCACGTCGCCGCGGCGTCGATCCAGGCTGGTTCACCCAACGCGACGCCGGCCTCGGCCAGCGCGGTGATCGCGAAGGCATTCCAGGCGGTGACGACCTTGTCGTCGCGTCCGGGCTGTGGGCGCTGTGCGCGAGCGGCGAACAGGCGGCCCCGCACATCGGCGAGTCGCGCCGGATCGTCCGGCTCGTCGAGCAGCTGCAACACCGAGGTGCCGTGCTCGAAGGTGCCGCCGGGGGTGACCGTGAACGCGTCCGCGGCCCACCGGCCGTCGTCCGGGCCCAGCACCTCGACGAGCTGGTCGGGCGTCCACACGTAG harbors:
- a CDS encoding TetR/AcrR family transcriptional regulator, whose amino-acid sequence is MSTYGDQARRALLDSAEELFATHGVDGVSNRRIAEHAGNANHSAVNYHFGSREELVRAMLTRYAEDTRRRRGELVGLLGPEPGLRDYLSCLVVPFTDQLAAMPVPSRRARFLRQLRTVPSMVDIASRNAVEDPHLEALVERARACVADIPDGVLTGRSWLLGKLVVDACADYEARLERERVEPDWTGFARFLVDAIAGMLEAPVTSAGDFLGSRTVSAWP
- a CDS encoding ABC transporter permease, whose protein sequence is MTDTATTEKNNPPGGEGPTAAELARARKEHIGRYVAIFVMPFLMVGMMITGYLYAMHAPAPHDMPIAVAGSSQQAYDFARALEDADPEAVDVRVVGTDEQARDLVFSREVAGAVTLSPQGTATVYTAGAAGASQSSVVTGLMVPQVLAQGLDFTAEDLAPLPGHDMAGLGVMFMAQALMLAGYMPLSIMLSNSPELLRFRRIVPLLAGWSVLIGTLVWLVAGPILGAVEGNTATVLGICWLSIFAVGSVQLFLTRIFGPMAVLVGMLFVMVLGVPASNLGMSVYALPSIYVPLHGFLPTAAAGEALRSVVYFGGDGLGGHIAVLVIGALLALAATLGVDAFQRRRNPDAGDPEITMPSLTPGPRPTNDRVRYLTLAFFPFAMVVLMLSIMLGAMYQPTPREMPVTVVGATAEQAEQTVAGLEQNMAGLFDLQSSDSIDDARAAVQDREIVAAFVLPSPTSPTANLITNEAAGMSQQQVVQGVFEQVAGGMQLPLTVENIAPLPGSDTMGTVTLYVAMGWIMSGFMVIVVAGGAQPAAMVLRQIVPIAAGWALFMPAVLWVIADPITGAVDGHFLPLWGVGIVATFTTSMFTLALHRLLGLLSVVPAVGILMFVGVPASNGAMSVYMTPEVFRFLHGVLPMPAAVESVRSILYFGGDAVGPHLVTFAIWGAVSLLCVIVIDRIRAARSDEPSEQPEAVAVRS
- a CDS encoding thioredoxin domain-containing protein codes for the protein MANRLADALSPYLRQHAGNPVHWQEWGDVALAEAGERDVPILLSIGYAACHWCHVMAHESFEDEATAAVMNENFVCIKVDREERPDIDAIYMNATVAMTGQGGWPMTCFLTPDGAPFYCGTYYPSTPRGGMPSFTQLLHAITDTWHNRRDEVAQAAEAVVSELRRSGGGLPAGSVAIDGALLDAASTAIAADEDREHGGFGGAPKFPPSNLLEGLLRGYERTRSTDTLGLVERTTDAMARGGIYDQLGGGFARYSVDAAWTVPHFEKMLYDNALLLRLYAHLARVTGAELPTRVARETVEFLLRDLITPDGGFASALDADTDGVEGLTYVWTPDQLVEVLGPDDGRWAADAFTVTPGGTFEHGTSVLQLLDEPDDPARLADVRGRLFAARAQRPQPGRDDKVVTAWNAFAITALAEAGVALGEPAWIDAAATCAQFLLDRHLVDGRLRRASLGGAVGSPAGVLEDYGALVTALLAVHQGTGDRRWIERARELADVALAQFADPERPGSWFDTAHDAESLVARPRDPVDGATPSGASLIAEALLGLSALVHDDPRYADSAALSLSTAAILFEKAPRAGGHWLTVAEASVRGPLQVAVAGGGELLDVARRLAPGGAIVVGGEPDSSPLLAGRPLVDGASAAYVCRGFVCDRPVTTVTELREALATV
- a CDS encoding mechanosensitive ion channel family protein codes for the protein MSIPLLAFELTETNRDWLIHRPLAILSYIVAAVVLRYVLHRLIDRMTKPRVRSGKPRRSFLAPLQERAERAIGDPQARERRVQRAQTIGSVFKSGVSIVVLAWVVLQTLDTLGFNVAPFIASAGIAGVALGFGAQNLVRDFISGMFMLLEDQYGVGDVVDLGDAVGTVESVGLRVTTVRDIDGTLWFCRNGEILRVGNMSQGHAVSVVDVPIAPSVNVDRACQIALRAVLDGVEREDIAPDVLEKPELLGVNSVTAGAVTLRLTVRVRAGKQWAIRRSLTRAVLEAFEQNDIETPNVALAAVPAS